One window of the Haloarcula halobia genome contains the following:
- a CDS encoding HD domain-containing protein: protein MTTIKDSVHDHIAVEGVAEDLLETPPVQRLRHVTQLGTVTLVYPSANHTRFEHSLGVYHLADRALSELGIQGQQAERVRAAALLHDVGHSPYSHNVEAVVHRETGKYHDDVRELLDRGAVARVLTDHGLNPDRVAALVAGDGELGQLVSGELDVDRMDYLVRDAHHTGVPYGTIDHERLIRELRFVDGELVLDEGNVQTAESLLLARALMNPTVYQHHVARIAKSMLRRATDRLLAATNWTADDLRRWDDKDLLVRLRRCDETAEYARRLGERDLYKRSVWAERSAVPDGLLTADYRDLRAREHAIAEAANVDPDAVILDVPAEPAMKESTSRVLINGEVRRLGEQSTLVNAIRAAQRDQWRLGVYAPESDSERVGEAAVRELGLDMDGARVRDVRQGIHATLDEFN from the coding sequence ATGACCACCATCAAGGACAGCGTCCACGACCACATCGCGGTCGAGGGCGTCGCCGAGGACCTCCTGGAGACGCCGCCCGTCCAGCGGTTGCGCCACGTCACGCAACTGGGGACGGTGACGCTCGTCTACCCGTCAGCCAACCACACGCGGTTCGAGCACTCGCTGGGGGTCTACCACCTCGCCGACAGGGCCCTCTCCGAGCTGGGCATCCAGGGTCAACAGGCCGAGCGCGTCCGTGCGGCGGCGCTGCTCCACGACGTCGGTCACTCGCCGTACAGCCACAACGTCGAGGCCGTCGTCCACCGCGAGACCGGGAAGTACCACGACGACGTCCGGGAGCTGCTGGACCGTGGGGCCGTCGCCCGAGTCCTGACCGACCACGGCCTCAACCCGGACCGGGTCGCGGCCCTGGTCGCCGGCGACGGCGAACTCGGCCAGCTGGTCTCCGGGGAACTCGACGTCGACCGGATGGATTACCTCGTGCGCGACGCCCACCACACGGGCGTCCCGTACGGCACCATCGACCACGAGCGTCTCATCCGCGAACTGCGCTTCGTCGACGGGGAACTGGTGCTCGACGAGGGGAACGTCCAGACGGCGGAGTCACTGTTGCTCGCCAGGGCGCTGATGAACCCCACCGTCTACCAGCACCACGTCGCACGCATCGCGAAGTCGATGCTCCGGCGCGCGACGGACCGCCTGCTCGCGGCGACCAACTGGACGGCCGACGACCTGCGGCGCTGGGACGACAAGGACCTCCTGGTTCGGCTCCGGCGCTGTGACGAGACCGCGGAGTACGCACGCCGCCTGGGCGAGCGCGACCTCTACAAGCGGTCGGTGTGGGCCGAACGCTCCGCGGTCCCCGACGGACTGCTGACCGCGGACTACCGGGACCTCCGCGCCCGGGAACACGCCATCGCGGAGGCGGCCAACGTCGACCCCGACGCGGTCATCCTCGACGTCCCCGCCGAACCGGCGATGAAGGAGTCGACGAGCCGGGTTCTGATCAACGGCGAGGTCCGCCGCCTCGGCGAGCAGTCGACGCTCGTCAACGCGATACGGGCGGCCCAGCGCGACCAGTGGCGACTCGGCGTCTACGCGCCCGAGTCCGACAGCGAGCGGGTCGGCGAGGCCGCGGTCCGCGAGCTCGGTCTCGACATGGACGGCGCGCGCGTTCGGGACGTACGACAGGGCATCCACGCGACCCTCGACGAGTTTAATTGA
- a CDS encoding protein-tyrosine phosphatase family protein gives MQGLNPHRFAPAAPDEDYVFGSCAPGWHTAAGHEVALNDWLDYVQDQGIERVCCLLSGRQLDATGLNVDRYESVFGESKVCHAPVPDHHLVSEERLHGEILPFLADARDAEERTVVHCLAGIGRTGQVLAAWLVYNRDYGPDRAVETVREMGREPRDAIEVGNADPGDLTALLASVARL, from the coding sequence ATGCAGGGCCTGAACCCACACCGGTTCGCACCCGCCGCGCCCGACGAGGACTACGTTTTCGGGTCCTGTGCACCCGGCTGGCACACGGCCGCCGGCCACGAGGTGGCACTGAACGACTGGCTCGACTACGTGCAGGATCAGGGTATCGAGCGCGTCTGCTGTCTCCTCTCCGGTCGGCAACTCGACGCCACCGGCCTGAACGTCGACCGCTACGAGTCTGTCTTCGGCGAGTCGAAGGTATGTCACGCGCCGGTCCCGGACCACCACCTCGTGTCCGAGGAGCGGTTACACGGGGAGATTCTGCCCTTCCTCGCGGACGCGAGGGACGCCGAGGAGCGCACGGTCGTCCACTGCCTGGCCGGCATCGGCCGGACCGGACAGGTACTGGCCGCGTGGCTCGTGTACAACCGCGACTACGGACCGGACCGCGCCGTCGAGACGGTCAGGGAGATGGGCCGTGAGCCACGCGACGCCATCGAGGTCGGCAACGCCGACCCCGGGGACCTCACGGCCCTGCTCGCGTCGGTGGCGCGACTGTAG
- the cofD gene encoding 2-phospho-L-lactate transferase produces MVTFLAGGTGTPKLLAGADDVFPPAETTVVANTGDDVELGGHLVCPDLDTVLFLEGGVLDRETWWGIADDTAETHDELHRLADAAGLAGGPQYLPDERQTDGRDVAAWRRFSGVAEFMHIGDRDRAVHVTRTSLLDSGHSLTEATSRLADAFGLERTLLPMSDDPVATIVHTDDGPMHFQEWWVGRDGDPAVRDVEFRGAATATPTDAVRTALEAPVVVGPSNPVTSIGPMVAVDGIERALADTPVVAVSPFVEDEVFSGPAATLMAGTGLEPSTAGVAEAYPFADAFVLDEADGTDLGRPVVRTDTTLDTDADAARVARAVETALGEVA; encoded by the coding sequence ATGGTGACGTTCCTCGCCGGCGGGACGGGCACGCCGAAACTCCTCGCCGGCGCCGACGACGTGTTCCCGCCAGCCGAGACGACAGTCGTCGCCAACACCGGCGACGACGTCGAGCTCGGCGGCCACCTGGTCTGTCCGGACCTGGACACGGTCCTCTTCCTGGAGGGCGGCGTCCTCGACCGGGAGACGTGGTGGGGCATCGCCGACGACACGGCCGAGACACACGACGAGCTTCACCGACTCGCCGACGCCGCGGGCCTGGCCGGGGGGCCACAGTATCTGCCGGACGAGCGACAGACCGACGGTCGCGACGTCGCCGCGTGGCGCCGGTTCTCCGGCGTCGCCGAGTTCATGCACATCGGCGACCGCGACCGCGCGGTCCACGTGACCCGTACCTCCCTGCTCGATTCGGGCCACTCGCTGACCGAGGCCACCAGCCGGCTCGCCGACGCCTTCGGCCTCGAGCGGACGCTCCTGCCGATGAGCGACGACCCCGTCGCGACCATCGTCCACACCGACGACGGCCCGATGCACTTCCAGGAGTGGTGGGTCGGCCGCGACGGCGACCCGGCGGTTCGCGACGTCGAGTTCAGGGGTGCGGCGACGGCCACGCCGACCGACGCGGTCCGGACTGCACTCGAGGCACCCGTCGTCGTCGGTCCGTCGAACCCGGTCACCTCCATCGGGCCGATGGTCGCCGTCGACGGCATCGAGCGCGCGCTCGCCGACACGCCGGTCGTAGCCGTCTCGCCGTTCGTCGAGGACGAGGTGTTCTCCGGGCCGGCCGCCACGCTGATGGCCGGGACCGGCCTGGAACCGAGCACGGCGGGCGTCGCCGAGGCGTATCCCTTCGCCGACGCGTTCGTCCTTGACGAGGCAGACGGGACGGACCTCGGCCGGCCCGTCGTCCGGACCGACACGACGCTGGACACCGACGCCGACGCCGCACGGGTGGCCCGAGCCGTCGAGACGGCGCTCGGGGAGGTGGCCTGA
- a CDS encoding tRNA-dihydrouridine synthase — protein sequence MFRPRLALASLSGEADADWARDGAAHVGCAFLGGVSLDEPTRAAARRLVDRDRSEFLPTDPVAFVDAQLGALVDVPIRPAFNVRTTSLAATERAAQVCADHDAMLEVNAHCRQDEMCAAGAGEALLRRPDRLADHVRAASDTGAAVSVKVRAEVDGVDLPAVAAAVDDAGGAAIHVDAMDAEPVVADVADAASLFVVANNGVRGRPSAREYFEYGADAVSVGRASDDVGVLRAVRAEAEEWVGREVTR from the coding sequence ATGTTCCGCCCCCGCCTCGCGCTGGCGAGTCTCAGCGGCGAGGCCGACGCCGACTGGGCCCGCGACGGGGCCGCACACGTCGGGTGTGCGTTCCTCGGCGGTGTCTCGCTGGACGAGCCGACGCGCGCGGCCGCCCGTCGGCTCGTCGACAGGGACCGCTCGGAGTTCCTCCCGACGGACCCCGTCGCCTTCGTGGACGCCCAGCTCGGGGCGCTGGTCGACGTCCCGATCCGTCCCGCGTTCAACGTTCGGACCACGTCGCTGGCGGCGACCGAGCGCGCCGCGCAGGTCTGTGCCGACCACGACGCGATGCTCGAAGTGAACGCCCACTGCCGACAGGACGAGATGTGTGCCGCCGGCGCCGGCGAGGCACTGTTGCGACGGCCAGACCGACTGGCCGACCACGTTCGTGCGGCCAGCGACACGGGGGCTGCCGTCTCGGTGAAGGTCCGGGCCGAAGTCGACGGCGTCGACCTCCCGGCCGTGGCCGCGGCCGTCGACGACGCGGGTGGCGCCGCCATCCACGTCGACGCGATGGACGCGGAACCGGTCGTGGCCGACGTGGCCGACGCCGCCTCGCTGTTCGTCGTCGCCAACAACGGCGTGCGCGGCCGACCCTCTGCCCGGGAGTACTTCGAGTACGGGGCCGACGCGGTCAGCGTCGGCCGGGCAAGCGACGACGTGGGGGTCCTCCGGGCGGTCAGGGCCGAGGCCGAGGAGTGGGTCGGCCGGGAGGTCACCCGGTGA
- a CDS encoding triphosphoribosyl-dephospho-CoA synthase gives MARDVAQNAELALLLEVTGTPKPGNVDREREYDDLRFEHFMAGAVGARPGLERAADGERVGHAFERAVAGMAQQSAGNTQFGALLLLAPLVAAASDDALSPAGADAVVRATTVADAADFYRAFEHVDVAVEDPPEGLEPLDVRRGSDAVPALEARDLTLFDVMERSAPVDGVAAEWVGEFERVFDAAASVLDGDGPVPDRAARAFLELLADEPDTFVVKRQDRATAEEVQRRAQAVLDGEEDATDLADALVARDVNPGTTADLIAGALFVALERGLVV, from the coding sequence ATGGCTCGGGACGTCGCCCAGAACGCCGAGCTGGCGCTCCTGCTCGAGGTCACCGGGACGCCCAAGCCGGGCAACGTCGACCGCGAGCGCGAGTACGACGACCTCCGGTTCGAGCACTTCATGGCCGGCGCCGTGGGCGCACGGCCGGGGCTCGAACGCGCGGCGGACGGCGAGCGGGTCGGGCACGCCTTCGAACGGGCCGTCGCCGGGATGGCCCAGCAGTCGGCCGGCAACACGCAGTTCGGCGCGCTGTTGCTGCTGGCGCCGCTGGTCGCCGCCGCGAGCGACGACGCACTCTCGCCGGCGGGTGCCGACGCCGTGGTCCGGGCGACGACGGTGGCCGACGCCGCGGACTTCTACCGGGCGTTCGAGCACGTCGACGTCGCGGTCGAGGACCCGCCCGAGGGGCTGGAACCGCTCGACGTCCGGCGCGGGAGCGACGCGGTTCCCGCGCTCGAAGCGCGCGACCTCACGCTGTTCGACGTGATGGAGCGCAGCGCCCCGGTCGACGGTGTCGCTGCCGAGTGGGTCGGGGAGTTCGAGCGTGTGTTCGACGCGGCCGCGTCGGTTCTCGACGGTGACGGGCCGGTCCCGGACCGCGCCGCTCGCGCGTTCCTGGAACTGCTGGCCGACGAACCCGACACGTTCGTGGTCAAGCGCCAGGACCGGGCGACGGCCGAGGAGGTCCAGCGACGCGCGCAGGCGGTCCTCGACGGCGAGGAGGACGCGACGGACCTGGCCGATGCGTTGGTCGCGCGCGACGTCAACCCGGGGACGACGGCCGATCTGATCGCCGGGGCGCTGTTCGTCGCGCTCGAACGGGGGCTGGTCGTGTGA
- a CDS encoding DUF447 domain-containing protein, with protein MSDDVPDDAAPWPAALAGVTETVVTTLGPNDRWNAAALGVHEPADDGVATATTWGRTRTWRNFSERGEGYVQFTRDPVDFVEAALSVREETEPVLDSADAWARVTVSEREDGTDAGTQWVTWALRPVESAVCRRVVPTTNRGHAAVVEATVAASRLDVAAYDREALLDRLRYLESVVETAGSERERTAFERLETLVDAEW; from the coding sequence GTGAGCGACGACGTGCCCGACGACGCGGCGCCGTGGCCGGCCGCCCTGGCCGGCGTCACCGAGACCGTCGTGACGACTCTGGGACCGAACGACCGCTGGAACGCCGCGGCGCTCGGCGTACACGAACCCGCCGACGACGGCGTAGCGACGGCGACGACGTGGGGCCGGACCCGGACCTGGCGGAACTTCTCGGAGCGCGGCGAGGGCTACGTGCAGTTCACCCGTGACCCGGTCGACTTCGTGGAGGCCGCTCTCTCCGTGCGCGAGGAGACTGAGCCGGTGCTCGACAGCGCGGACGCGTGGGCCAGAGTGACGGTCAGCGAGCGCGAGGACGGGACCGACGCGGGCACCCAGTGGGTGACGTGGGCGCTCCGGCCCGTCGAGTCCGCAGTGTGCCGTCGCGTCGTCCCGACGACCAACCGCGGGCACGCGGCCGTCGTCGAGGCGACGGTGGCGGCGTCGCGACTCGACGTCGCTGCCTACGACCGCGAGGCGCTGCTGGACCGGTTGCGCTACTTGGAGTCCGTGGTGGAGACGGCCGGGAGCGAGCGCGAACGGACCGCATTCGAGCGACTCGAGACCCTCGTGGACGCGGAGTGGTAG
- a CDS encoding 30S ribosomal protein S17e: MAIKPAYVKKTGRLLMERYPDAFGADFEHNKDVVEELTNIESKGVRNRIAGYVTSKQNAAVEA; encoded by the coding sequence ATGGCAATCAAACCCGCCTACGTCAAGAAGACAGGGCGACTGCTGATGGAACGATACCCGGACGCCTTCGGCGCCGACTTCGAGCACAACAAGGACGTCGTCGAGGAGCTGACCAACATCGAGTCCAAGGGCGTCCGCAACCGCATCGCAGGCTACGTCACCAGCAAGCAGAACGCCGCCGTCGAAGCGTAA
- a CDS encoding Mrp/NBP35 family ATP-binding protein — protein MNEDDVRERLRTVDDPDLGDDLVTLGLVNSIDVTDDEVRVDLALGAPYSPTETAIASEVREALSDLDRTVDLSASVDRGVPEEGDPLPTVKNIIAVASGKGGVGKSTVAVNLAAGLSQLGARVGLFDADVYGPNVPRMLGADESPQATEDEEILPVEKHGLRLMSMDFLVGKDDPVIFRGPMVDNVLTQLWNDVRWGHLDYMIVDLPPGTGDTQLTMLQRVPVSGAVIVTTPQEVALDDARKGLRMFGRHETPVLGIVENMSTFVCPDCGGDHDIFGSGGGREFAAETDMPFLGEVPLDPSVREGGDGGRPIVLDEDSETGGAFRDIAGRVANMQGIVHRRNQSEAAQAAAETEQ, from the coding sequence ATGAACGAAGACGACGTCCGGGAGCGACTCCGTACCGTGGACGACCCGGACCTCGGCGACGACCTGGTCACCCTGGGACTGGTAAACAGCATCGACGTCACCGACGACGAGGTCCGGGTCGACCTCGCACTGGGGGCGCCCTATTCCCCGACGGAGACTGCCATCGCCAGCGAGGTCCGCGAGGCGCTGTCGGACCTCGACCGGACGGTCGACCTCTCGGCGAGCGTCGACCGGGGCGTCCCGGAGGAGGGCGACCCGCTCCCGACGGTCAAGAACATCATCGCCGTCGCCTCCGGGAAAGGCGGCGTCGGGAAGTCCACCGTCGCCGTGAATCTCGCGGCCGGCCTCTCGCAGCTGGGCGCGCGCGTGGGCCTCTTCGACGCCGACGTCTACGGGCCGAACGTCCCGCGGATGCTCGGCGCCGACGAGTCCCCGCAGGCAACCGAGGACGAGGAGATCCTCCCCGTCGAGAAGCACGGCCTCCGCCTGATGAGCATGGACTTCCTCGTCGGGAAAGACGACCCGGTCATCTTCCGGGGGCCGATGGTCGACAACGTGCTCACCCAGCTGTGGAACGACGTCCGCTGGGGCCACTTAGATTACATGATCGTCGACCTGCCCCCGGGTACCGGCGACACGCAGCTGACGATGCTCCAGCGCGTGCCCGTCTCGGGGGCGGTCATCGTCACGACGCCACAGGAGGTGGCGCTGGACGACGCCCGCAAGGGACTGCGCATGTTCGGCCGCCACGAGACGCCGGTGCTCGGCATCGTCGAGAACATGTCGACGTTCGTCTGTCCGGACTGTGGGGGCGACCACGACATCTTCGGGAGCGGCGGCGGCCGCGAGTTCGCCGCGGAGACCGACATGCCCTTCCTCGGGGAGGTGCCCCTGGACCCGTCCGTGCGCGAGGGCGGCGACGGCGGCCGGCCCATCGTCCTCGACGAGGACAGCGAGACCGGCGGCGCCTTCCGGGACATCGCCGGTCGCGTCGCCAACATGCAGGGCATCGTCCACCGGCGAAACCAGTCCGAGGCGGCCCAGGCCGCGGCCGAGACGGAGCAGTGA
- a CDS encoding 30S ribosomal protein S13, translating to MSAEDPTPDEDADAEEEDIRYFVRIGQTDLDGTKSVERALTELNGIGHRAARVIAQTAGVDRRAVFGKLDDDVIDDVVEAVENYADEVPEWMTNHQKGYFSGETTHETGNDLQLTRRQDINRMKMIDSYRGVRHKRGQKVRGQRTKSTGRTEGTIGVNVEAIKEEQAEEAAAEDDE from the coding sequence ATGAGTGCAGAAGACCCCACCCCGGACGAGGACGCGGATGCCGAAGAGGAGGACATCCGCTACTTCGTCCGCATCGGACAGACCGACCTCGACGGGACCAAGTCCGTCGAGCGAGCGCTGACAGAACTGAACGGCATCGGCCACCGCGCCGCTCGCGTCATCGCCCAGACGGCGGGCGTCGACCGGCGGGCGGTCTTCGGTAAACTCGACGACGACGTCATCGACGACGTGGTCGAGGCCGTCGAGAACTACGCCGACGAGGTCCCCGAGTGGATGACCAACCACCAGAAGGGCTACTTCTCCGGTGAGACCACCCACGAGACGGGCAACGACCTGCAGCTCACCCGTCGGCAGGACATCAACCGCATGAAGATGATCGACTCCTACCGCGGCGTCCGCCACAAGCGCGGCCAGAAGGTCCGCGGGCAGCGAACCAAGTCTACCGGCCGAACGGAGGGCACCATCGGTGTCAACGTCGAGGCCATCAAGGAAGAGCAGGCCGAGGAAGCCGCCGCGGAGGATGACGAATAA
- a CDS encoding 30S ribosomal protein S4, whose protein sequence is MALGSNTKFYETPNHPFQGERIADEKNLSGRYGLKNKEELWRAQSELRGYRREARKLLGRAGENETEAEEFLARLQRYGILSETDALDDVLSLDVTDVLERRLQTVAYRKGYGNTPEQARQFIVHGHIVLDGQRVTRPSMKVEVAVEDTIGFDENSSLSDELHPARAEAQE, encoded by the coding sequence ATGGCGCTCGGGTCCAATACCAAGTTCTACGAGACGCCCAACCACCCGTTCCAGGGCGAGCGCATTGCCGACGAGAAGAACCTCAGCGGGCGCTACGGCCTGAAGAACAAGGAGGAGCTGTGGCGCGCACAGTCCGAACTGCGCGGCTACCGCCGTGAGGCCCGGAAGCTGCTGGGTCGCGCCGGCGAAAACGAGACAGAGGCCGAGGAGTTCCTCGCCCGCCTCCAGCGCTACGGCATCCTCAGCGAGACGGACGCGCTGGACGACGTCCTGTCGCTGGACGTCACCGACGTCCTCGAGCGCCGACTCCAGACGGTCGCCTACCGCAAGGGCTACGGCAACACGCCCGAGCAGGCCCGTCAGTTCATCGTCCACGGGCACATCGTGCTGGACGGCCAGCGTGTCACGCGCCCGTCGATGAAAGTCGAGGTCGCCGTCGAGGACACCATCGGCTTCGACGAGAACAGCTCGCTGTCGGACGAACTCCACCCCGCCCGAGCGGAGGCCCAAGAATGA
- a CDS encoding 30S ribosomal protein S11, with protein MSDETDDIWGIAHVHASFNNTIITITDQTGAETLAKSSGGTVVKQNRDEASPYAAMQMAEVVAEKALDRGIEGVHVRVRGPGGNQQTSPGPGAQATIRALARAGLEIGRIEDVTPTPHDGTRAPKNSGF; from the coding sequence ATGAGCGACGAGACAGACGACATCTGGGGCATCGCCCACGTCCACGCATCGTTCAACAACACCATCATCACCATCACCGACCAGACCGGCGCGGAGACGCTCGCGAAGAGCTCCGGCGGGACGGTCGTCAAGCAGAACCGCGACGAGGCATCGCCCTACGCGGCCATGCAGATGGCCGAGGTCGTCGCCGAGAAGGCGCTCGACCGCGGCATCGAGGGCGTCCACGTCCGCGTCCGGGGCCCCGGCGGGAACCAGCAGACCTCCCCCGGACCGGGTGCGCAGGCGACCATCCGAGCGCTGGCCCGTGCCGGCCTCGAGATCGGCCGCATCGAGGACGTCACGCCGACGCCCCACGACGGCACCCGCGCACCAAAGAACTCCGGGTTCTAA
- a CDS encoding DNA-directed RNA polymerase subunit D — MTQDYEVEFVERGERESLVLVRGITPAFANGIRRAMIADVPTFSIDTVRVIENTSVMFNEQIGLRLGLVPLTTDLDDFEIGDEVTLSLSVEGPNTAYSSDLVSSDAMVEPADDNIPIIDLKEGQRLEVEAEAVLDTGREHAKHQGGVAVGYRHLQRVSVVGDKGEFEDDDPNILRGVIEEQAAEHAAVDATNGDLVRTAEFDNDLRNRYPGKDLEVEDVENAFVFHVETDGSFTTDELVLRAVETLRDRATELKDAIQL; from the coding sequence ATGACACAGGACTACGAGGTCGAGTTCGTCGAACGCGGTGAGCGCGAGAGCCTCGTGCTCGTACGCGGCATCACGCCGGCGTTCGCCAACGGCATCCGCCGGGCGATGATCGCCGACGTGCCGACCTTCAGCATCGACACCGTCCGCGTCATCGAGAACACCAGCGTGATGTTCAACGAGCAGATCGGCCTCCGACTGGGGCTGGTCCCGCTGACCACCGACCTCGACGACTTCGAGATCGGTGACGAGGTGACGCTGTCGCTGTCTGTCGAGGGGCCCAACACGGCCTACTCCAGCGACCTCGTCTCCAGTGACGCGATGGTCGAACCCGCCGACGACAACATCCCGATCATCGACCTGAAGGAGGGCCAGCGCCTCGAAGTCGAGGCCGAAGCCGTCCTCGACACCGGTCGGGAACACGCGAAGCACCAGGGCGGCGTGGCCGTGGGCTACCGCCACCTGCAGCGCGTGTCCGTCGTCGGCGACAAGGGCGAGTTCGAGGACGACGACCCGAACATCCTTCGGGGCGTCATCGAGGAGCAGGCCGCCGAACACGCGGCCGTCGACGCCACGAACGGCGATCTCGTCCGGACCGCCGAGTTCGACAACGACCTCCGGAACCGCTATCCGGGCAAAGACCTCGAGGTGGAGGACGTCGAGAACGCCTTCGTGTTCCACGTCGAGACCGACGGATCGTTCACCACCGACGAACTGGTCCTGCGCGCGGTCGAGACGCTGCGTGACCGCGCGACGGAACTGAAAGACGCGATCCAGCTATAA
- a CDS encoding 50S ribosomal protein L18e has translation MSKTNPRLSSLIADLKSAARSSGGAVWGDVAERLEKPRRTHAEVNLGRIERYAQEDETVVVPGKVLGSGVLQKDVTVAAVDFSGTAEKKIDQVGEAVSLEQAIENNPEGSHVRVIR, from the coding sequence ATGAGCAAGACGAATCCGAGACTCAGTAGTCTCATCGCCGACCTGAAGTCGGCCGCCCGGTCGTCGGGCGGCGCCGTCTGGGGCGACGTCGCCGAGCGCCTAGAGAAGCCCCGGCGCACACACGCGGAAGTCAACCTGGGCCGCATCGAGCGGTACGCACAGGAAGACGAGACCGTCGTGGTGCCGGGCAAGGTGCTTGGCTCCGGCGTCCTGCAGAAGGACGTCACCGTCGCCGCCGTCGACTTCTCCGGAACCGCCGAGAAGAAGATCGACCAGGTCGGAGAGGCTGTATCACTGGAACAGGCAATCGAAAACAACCCCGAGGGCTCACACGTCCGGGTGATCCGATGA
- a CDS encoding 50S ribosomal protein L13 encodes MSVAEFDADVVVDARDCIMGRVASQVAETALDGQTVAVVNAERAVVTGSENQIKAKYKKRVDVGDDNAYFYPKRPDGILKRSIRGMLPHKKARGREAFENVRVYVGNPYDEDGDVLEGTSLDRLSNIKFVTLAEISETLGANKTW; translated from the coding sequence ATGAGCGTCGCAGAGTTCGACGCGGACGTCGTCGTCGACGCCCGCGACTGTATCATGGGTCGCGTCGCCTCGCAGGTGGCAGAGACGGCACTCGACGGCCAGACGGTGGCCGTCGTCAACGCGGAGCGGGCCGTCGTCACCGGCAGCGAGAACCAGATCAAAGCGAAGTACAAGAAGCGCGTCGACGTCGGCGACGACAACGCGTACTTCTACCCGAAGCGACCGGACGGCATCCTCAAGCGCTCGATCCGCGGCATGCTTCCCCACAAGAAGGCCCGCGGTCGCGAGGCCTTCGAGAACGTCCGCGTCTACGTCGGCAACCCGTACGACGAGGACGGGGACGTACTGGAGGGGACGTCGCTGGACCGACTGTCGAACATCAAGTTCGTCACGCTGGCAGAGATCAGCGAGACGCTCGGAGCGAACAAGACATGGTAA
- a CDS encoding 30S ribosomal protein S9, whose translation MVTNTSGKKKTAVARATIREGEGRVRIDSQPVELVEPELAQLKMLEPFRIAEDDLRDEIDVEVTVEGGGVMGQADAARTAIARGLVEFTNDAELRDAYMEFDRSLLVNDVRQSEPKKWGGPGARARYQKSYR comes from the coding sequence ATGGTAACGAACACGTCAGGCAAGAAGAAGACGGCCGTCGCCCGCGCGACCATCCGCGAGGGCGAGGGGCGTGTGCGTATCGACTCCCAGCCGGTCGAACTGGTCGAACCGGAGCTGGCCCAGCTGAAGATGCTGGAGCCGTTCCGCATCGCCGAGGACGACCTGCGCGACGAGATCGACGTCGAGGTGACCGTCGAGGGCGGCGGCGTGATGGGGCAGGCCGACGCGGCCCGGACCGCCATCGCTCGCGGCCTCGTCGAGTTCACCAACGACGCCGAACTCCGCGACGCGTACATGGAGTTCGACCGTTCGCTGCTGGTCAACGACGTTCGACAGTCCGAACCCAAGAAGTGGGGCGGCCCCGGCGCACGGGCCCGCTACCAGAAATCGTACCGCTGA
- a CDS encoding DNA-directed RNA polymerase subunit N → MMVPVRCFTCGNVVAEHWEEFKARTREAEEPEDPEMVLDELGVERHCCRRMLVSHKDLVDIVAPYQ, encoded by the coding sequence ATGATGGTACCGGTTCGGTGTTTCACCTGTGGTAACGTCGTCGCCGAGCACTGGGAGGAGTTCAAGGCGCGCACGCGAGAGGCCGAAGAGCCCGAGGATCCCGAGATGGTCCTCGACGAGCTCGGCGTCGAGCGGCACTGCTGTCGCCGGATGCTCGTCTCGCACAAGGACCTCGTCGACATCGTCGCACCCTACCAATGA
- a CDS encoding DNA-directed RNA polymerase subunit K — protein MNAQESRYEKARKLGARALQLAHGAPVLIETEHTQPILIAAEEYDAGVLPFTVRRGDHK, from the coding sequence ATGAACGCACAGGAAAGCCGATACGAGAAGGCCCGCAAACTCGGCGCACGAGCGCTGCAGCTGGCCCACGGTGCACCCGTGCTCATCGAGACGGAGCACACGCAGCCGATACTCATCGCTGCCGAAGAGTACGACGCTGGCGTGCTCCCGTTCACGGTCAGACGAGGTGACCACAAGTGA